From Nicotiana tomentosiformis unplaced genomic scaffold, ASM39032v3 Un00008, whole genome shotgun sequence, a single genomic window includes:
- the LOC138903820 gene encoding uncharacterized protein, translated as MRDDIQLLTQLVASHARRQEVGIGYADRSVSARVHDFINLDPPVFTGADPNEDPQVFIDRMQRNLRVMKATASELVELASYKLQDVAVNWYESWELSRGEDAPPVVWQEFTEVFLHHYLPPELRRARFDRFLTLRQGNMSVREYSLQFDLLARYAPTIVSKMEDRVHRFMMGLEPHLLNDYMLVSLQADMDISRIQAYAQGVEERKQK; from the coding sequence ATGAGAGATGATATTCAGCTGTTAACTCAATTAGTAGCCTCACATGCTCGGCGTCAAGAAGTAGGTATTGGTTATGCAGATAGGTCCGTCAGTGCGAGggttcatgatttcattaatttggaccctccggtattcactggggcagatccaaatgaggaccctcaggtatttatcgatagaatgcagaggaatttgagggtaatgaaggccactgcgagtgagttagttgagctagcttcctataaaCTCCAAGacgttgcagttaattggtacgagtcttgggaattATCTAGAGGGGAGGATGCCCCTCCAGtggtatggcaggagtttacagaagtttttcttcatcattatctgccaccagagcttaggcGGGCCagatttgataggttcttgacccttcggcagggtaacatgagtgtgcgggagtacagtcttcagtttgatttgttggctaggtatgctcccactattgtatctaagatggaggatcgggttcaccggttcatgATGGGGTTAGAGCCACACTTGCTTAACGATTATATGTTGGTCTCACTTCAGGcagacatggatatttctcgtattcaggcatacgctcagggtgtagaggagcgtaagcaaaAATAG